In the genome of Candidatus Saccharibacteria bacterium, one region contains:
- the holA gene encoding DNA polymerase III subunit delta gives MITTLTGSNTFLLQQELSRQTDAFLAKYGDIALERVDGEEASYQRIVEAVQALPFLADKRLIVLHKPSAQKEFTEKLEQLLDIIPDSNDVLIIEPKLDKRSSYFKNLKKLTSYQEYNELDTYQLADWLVKTAKERKATLKSSDARYLIDRVGANQQLLDAELRKLITYDTNVTRQSIELLCERMPQSTIFQLLDAAFSGDKKRVQQLYEDQRSQGVDPMAIVPMIAWQLHVLSVIKAAGQKSQSEIVKEAKISPFVLQKTTTIAKKIPFSRIKQLVHELHILDIRLKSTSIDADEAIQYYLLQVST, from the coding sequence ATGATTACTACGTTAACTGGGTCGAATACTTTTTTGCTACAGCAAGAGCTTAGCCGGCAAACCGACGCCTTTTTGGCTAAGTATGGCGACATTGCTTTGGAGCGAGTTGACGGAGAAGAGGCTAGTTATCAGCGCATTGTGGAAGCGGTTCAAGCGCTGCCTTTTTTGGCCGACAAGAGACTGATTGTGCTACATAAGCCCAGTGCTCAGAAAGAGTTTACCGAAAAACTTGAGCAGTTGCTAGATATTATTCCAGACAGCAACGACGTACTTATTATTGAGCCTAAACTTGATAAGCGATCGAGCTACTTTAAAAACTTAAAGAAATTGACGAGCTATCAGGAGTATAACGAACTAGACACTTACCAACTTGCAGACTGGTTGGTTAAAACAGCTAAAGAACGTAAAGCTACGCTTAAGTCTTCAGACGCTAGATACTTAATTGACCGCGTTGGTGCAAATCAGCAGCTTCTTGATGCTGAGCTACGCAAGCTTATTACTTATGATACTAATGTAACTCGCCAGTCAATTGAGCTTTTATGTGAGAGGATGCCACAAAGCACTATTTTCCAATTACTTGACGCCGCATTCTCGGGCGATAAAAAGCGTGTGCAGCAACTGTATGAAGACCAACGATCACAAGGCGTTGATCCGATGGCAATTGTGCCGATGATTGCCTGGCAATTACATGTCTTGTCGGTTATTAAGGCTGCTGGTCAGAAGTCTCAATCAGAAATTGTTAAAGAGGCGAAAATCAGCCCTTTTGTTCTACAAAAAACCACTACAATTGCAAAAAAAATACCGTTTTCTCGGATAAAACAACTCGTTCACGAATTGCACATACTCGATATTCGGCTTAAGTCAACATCGATTGATGCTGATGAAGCGATTCAATACTACTTACTACAGGTTAGTACATAA
- a CDS encoding DNA-formamidopyrimidine glycosylase family protein: MPELPEVETVRRGLSELIVGKRVAAVWHDWAKSFPNAESDVEQFLIGACVTAVKRRAKVLLIELDSQYSLVCHLKMTGQMVYVKRQASSVKRQEERFGAGHPNSSLVDRLPDKSTRVILCLQGRDDALESNVRKLRSTEEVVHDVRRLSTGAVDTAVGQEHWQDFWLGQKAQQCGAHLFFNDQRKFGWVKLIPTIEVPNIDFMKKVGPEPLETSFTADQFIERLQRRKNTNIKAAILDQTVLAGVGNIYADESLWGAKINPKTLVKNVPAAKLNTLFQELRYVLELAIEKGGSTDKDYVSAEGKRGSYLSFARVFRREGQQCPRHPGIFIQKIRVAGRGTHICTKCQKE, from the coding sequence ATGCCAGAGTTGCCTGAAGTTGAGACCGTCAGGCGTGGGTTATCAGAGCTAATTGTTGGAAAACGAGTGGCTGCGGTTTGGCATGATTGGGCTAAGTCGTTTCCGAACGCCGAGTCAGATGTTGAGCAGTTTTTAATTGGCGCTTGCGTGACGGCTGTGAAGCGTCGGGCTAAGGTCTTATTGATTGAGCTGGATAGCCAGTATTCACTAGTATGTCACTTGAAAATGACCGGCCAGATGGTGTACGTCAAGCGTCAAGCGTCAAGCGTCAAGCGTCAAGAGGAACGGTTTGGTGCCGGACACCCTAACAGTAGCTTAGTTGATAGACTGCCGGATAAATCAACAAGGGTAATACTCTGTCTGCAAGGAAGAGATGATGCACTTGAGTCTAATGTAAGGAAACTGCGAAGCACGGAAGAAGTCGTACATGACGTACGGCGCCTGAGTACTGGAGCAGTTGACACCGCAGTAGGTCAAGAACACTGGCAAGATTTTTGGCTTGGCCAAAAAGCACAGCAGTGTGGTGCGCATCTTTTCTTTAATGACCAACGCAAGTTTGGGTGGGTCAAACTTATCCCAACAATTGAAGTTCCTAACATTGATTTTATGAAAAAAGTTGGGCCAGAACCGCTAGAAACTAGTTTTACTGCCGATCAATTTATAGAACGTTTGCAGCGGCGTAAGAACACCAACATAAAAGCAGCAATATTAGACCAGACGGTTCTTGCCGGAGTAGGCAATATTTACGCCGACGAGTCGCTTTGGGGGGCAAAAATTAATCCAAAAACGCTGGTCAAGAATGTGCCTGCAGCCAAGCTGAACACATTATTTCAAGAACTGCGCTATGTGCTGGAGCTGGCTATAGAAAAAGGCGGCAGCACTGATAAAGATTATGTCAGCGCCGAGGGAAAGCGCGGTAGTTATCTCAGTTTTGCGCGAGTATTTAGGCGCGAAGGGCAACAATGCCCACGTCATCCGGGTATATTCATTCAGAAAATAAGAGTTGCTGGAAGAGGAACGCACATATGTACAAAATGCCAAAAAGAGTAG